A window of the Lactuca sativa cultivar Salinas chromosome 7, Lsat_Salinas_v11, whole genome shotgun sequence genome harbors these coding sequences:
- the LOC111914985 gene encoding uncharacterized protein LOC111914985 codes for MLMKFMEASEKRHDATDTAMEEQRTIMKNHHAMMIDQQVISEFLEALDVEPQQPDPKPKKPKLETEESAGIPSSRRGLGLNRRNLANLSPLERKHLEFIKQLKGIPINTPFIDSLAKVPEYAKFLQDLLDTHQQLKKNSKVILSEQSSKAVLGEIPTKMGDPRRLTLPCEFGNNMKVYDLADSGASINMMPYSFYKKLNIQKLKATKMTIHMANCSVTQPQGIAEDILVKIGKFVFLIDFVVLDMKEDPNVPIILGRPLFNTAGGLVDIQDGFQGSDAQEEVFNIDEKNELEELEKIMEVEIKTIQQVKRTKPRASVPFLVEDIAYMNPISWVSKEDDEMSSDEEEVTLKVTSLVVKEEKDTMELKDDKKLKIQGIKRKLDGNEVKAKKETSKKF; via the exons ATGTTGATGAAATTTATGGAAGCTTCAGAAAAAAGGCATGATGCTACTGACACTGCAATGGAAGAACAAAGAACTATAATGAAGAATCATCATGCAATGATGATAGATCAACAG GTGATTTCTGAGTTCCTAGAAGCCTTAGATGTGGAGCCACAGCAGCCCGATCCAAAGCCAAAGAAGCCGAAGCTCGAAACCGAAGAATCTGCCGGAATACCCAGTTCACGTCGTGGGCTCGGTCTGAACAGAAGAAATTT AGCTAATCTCAGTCCACTGGAGAGAAAACATCTAGAATTTATCAAGCAATTGAAGGGTATTCCTATTAATACTCCTTTTATTGATTCACTTGCAAAAGTTCCAGAATATGCTAAGTTCCTACAAGACTTGTTAGACACGCATCAGCAATTAAAGAAGAATTCTAAGGTGATTCTAAGTGAGCAAAGCTCAAAAGCTGTGTTGGGAGAGATACCTACGAAGATGGGGGATCCTAGACGACTCACTCTCCCATGTGAGTTTGGGAATAATATGAAGGTTTATgatttagccgattctggggctagcataaaTATGATGCCTTATTCGTTTTATAAAAAATTGAATATTCAGAAGTTGAAGGCAACAAAGATGACTATTCACATGGCAAACTGTTCAGTGACACAGCCCCAGGGCATTGCGGAAGATATTCTCGTGAAAATTGGGAAATTCGTTTTTCTAATAGACTTCGTGGTTTTGGATATGAAAGAAGATCCCAATGTTCCAATTATTCTTGGTCGCCCATTATTTAACACTGCTGGAGGTCTGGTTGATATAC AAGATGGTTTCCAAGGGAGTGATGCTCAAGAAGAGGTTTTCAACATTGATGAAAAAAATGAACTTGAAGAATTAGAGAAGATCATGGAAGTAGAAATCAAAACAATTCAACAAGTTAAAAGAACAAAACCGAGAGCATCTGTTCCATTTTTAGTTGAAGACATTGCCTACATGAATCCAATTTCTTGGGTAAGCAAGGAAGATGATGAGATGTCGAGCGATGAAGAGGAGGTTACTTTAAAAGTAACAAGTCTAGTGGTGAAAGAAGAGAAGGATACTATGGAGCTTAAAGATGATAAAAAATTGAAGATTCAAGGGATCAAACGCAAGCTCGACGGAAACGAAGTCAAAGCTAAAAAGGAGACTTCAAAAAAG TTTTAG